A portion of the Macaca thibetana thibetana isolate TM-01 chromosome 9, ASM2454274v1, whole genome shotgun sequence genome contains these proteins:
- the LOC126963091 gene encoding 40S ribosomal protein S27-like, which produces MLMCTPGNTVDKSNNSQKSELEPLPMSLFLEERRCRNESDHTAFLAVTTCPHENIPLAKDLLHPSPEEEKRKHKKKCLMQSPNSYFMDVKCPGCYKVNTVFSHAQTVVLCVGCSTVLCQPTGGKARLTEGCSFRRKQH; this is translated from the coding sequence ATGCTGATGTGCACACCTGGGAACACAGTGGACAAATCGAATAATTCCCAGAAATCTGAGCTGGAGCCGCTACCCATGAGCctgttcttagaggaaaggcgcTGCAGGAATGAAAGTGACCACACTGCTTTTCTGGCGGTGACGACCTGCCCACACGAGAACATACCTCTCGCAAAGGATCTCCTTCATCCCTCCccggaagaggagaagaggaaacacAAGAAGAAATGCCTGATGCAAAGCCCCAATTCCTACTTCATGGATGTGAAATGCCCAGGATGCTATAAAGTCAACACGGTCTTTAGCCATGCACAAACGGTAGTTTTGTGTGTTGGCTGCTCCACTGTCCTCTGCCAGCCTACAGGAGGAAAAGCAAGGCTTACAGAAGGATGTTCCTTTAGGAGGAAGCAGCACTAA